A region of Pirellulales bacterium DNA encodes the following proteins:
- a CDS encoding SDR family oxidoreductase produces MSAQQSRVAIVTGAGSGIGKASALALLRDGYCVVLAGRRDAPLVATAQESAAGERALPIVTDVTHPDSVRALFAATRQKFGRLDVLFNNAGISAPPVPLEDLTAHQWQTVVATNLTGPFLCTQEAFRIMKEQDPIGGRIINNGSVSAHAPRPNSAPYTATKHAITGLTKSTSLDGRKYNIACGQIDIGNALTEMAMRMTQGVPQADGTIKVEPTMDVNHVANMVLHMANLPLEANVQFVTVMATKMPLVGRG; encoded by the coding sequence ATGAGCGCGCAGCAATCTCGAGTGGCCATCGTCACGGGGGCCGGAAGCGGCATCGGCAAGGCCAGCGCGCTGGCGCTACTGCGCGATGGTTATTGCGTGGTCCTGGCCGGGCGCAGGGATGCGCCGCTGGTGGCCACGGCCCAGGAATCAGCCGCCGGTGAGCGGGCGCTGCCGATCGTCACGGACGTTACCCATCCGGACTCGGTGCGCGCGTTGTTCGCCGCGACCAGGCAGAAGTTTGGCCGGCTCGACGTGCTCTTCAACAACGCCGGGATCAGCGCTCCGCCGGTGCCACTCGAGGACCTCACCGCCCACCAGTGGCAAACGGTCGTGGCTACGAACCTCACTGGGCCATTCCTGTGTACGCAAGAAGCCTTCCGGATAATGAAGGAGCAGGACCCGATCGGCGGCCGGATCATCAACAATGGATCGGTCTCAGCCCACGCCCCGCGCCCGAATTCCGCCCCCTACACGGCCACCAAGCACGCCATCACCGGACTGACGAAATCGACCTCGCTGGACGGCCGCAAGTACAACATTGCCTGCGGGCAGATCGACATCGGCAATGCCTTGACCGAAATGGCTATGCGCATGACGCAGGGAGTGCCGCAGGCCGACGGCACGATCAAAGTCGAGCCGACGATGGACGTGAACCACGTGGCGAACATGGTTCTGCACATGGCCAATCTGCCGCTCGAGGCCAATGTGCAATTCGTCACCGTCATGGCCACGAAAATGCCGCTGGTCGGTCGCGGCTGA
- a CDS encoding putative 2OG-Fe(II) oxygenase, with protein MPTEVHIGDIFPTRLVTTTLTDVNNEQLVKIVYALHEAGCNITGPRVQSEQTQGNLLAIEHPAIVALRRAFVQIISAVTRGEDYVLQVYGWANIVRRSDHEQDPGHNHLPFHWSAVYYPQVPSLRGTEGNLVFYDSKDVYTPSAPVTIAPKTGLFIMFPSWLRHKVLPLKDATEDRISIALNAVCGLSPTAPVMALPHRLKKRAPGDDQPQELDPSAAPDFPYADLI; from the coding sequence ATGCCCACAGAAGTTCACATCGGAGACATTTTTCCGACACGGCTGGTAACGACCACGCTGACAGACGTGAACAACGAGCAGTTGGTAAAGATTGTCTACGCCTTGCACGAGGCGGGCTGCAACATAACGGGCCCGCGCGTGCAAAGCGAGCAAACCCAGGGAAACTTGCTGGCCATCGAGCATCCGGCAATCGTGGCGCTGCGCAGGGCGTTCGTGCAAATCATCAGCGCCGTGACGCGCGGCGAAGATTACGTGCTGCAGGTGTACGGCTGGGCGAACATCGTCCGCCGCAGCGACCATGAACAGGATCCCGGCCACAATCACCTGCCCTTTCATTGGAGTGCGGTTTACTATCCGCAGGTGCCGTCTCTGCGGGGGACGGAAGGGAATCTGGTCTTTTATGATTCGAAAGACGTGTATACCCCGTCGGCGCCTGTGACCATCGCGCCGAAAACCGGCTTGTTCATCATGTTCCCCTCGTGGCTGCGCCACAAAGTGCTGCCGCTGAAGGATGCTACTGAGGATCGAATTTCGATCGCGCTCAACGCCGTCTGCGGCCTATCGCCCACGGCGCCTGTCATGGCGCTTCCGCATCGCTTGAAGAAGCGCGCGCCGGGTGATGATCAGCCGCAGGAACTCGATCCGTCGGCCGCTCCTGACTTTCCTTACGCCGATCTAATCTGA
- a CDS encoding NAD(P)H-binding protein: MKIVVVGGSGLIGKKLVEKLRERGHEALPASPSSGVNAVTGQGLSAALAGAQVVVDVANSPTFDEKPAMEFFEASGRNLQREEAAAGVRHHVALSVVGTERLLEMGYFRAKLAQENLIKAGHIPYTIVRATQFFEFVGGIAQSGTDGQTVRLPPVLMQPMAADDVAAALAVVATAEPQNDMIEVAGPEPIRMTQLVEQFLKASGDPRKVVADPTAWYFGTPVNDQSLVPGKEPRLGTTRFADWLSRNVSPGKASAGGV; encoded by the coding sequence ATGAAGATCGTAGTCGTCGGCGGCAGCGGCTTGATCGGAAAGAAACTCGTCGAGAAGCTTCGCGAACGGGGCCATGAGGCTCTGCCGGCATCACCTTCGTCGGGAGTTAACGCAGTCACGGGGCAAGGTTTGAGCGCGGCGCTCGCCGGCGCCCAGGTCGTGGTCGACGTGGCGAATTCTCCCACGTTCGACGAAAAGCCGGCCATGGAGTTCTTCGAGGCATCGGGACGCAACCTTCAGCGAGAAGAGGCCGCTGCCGGCGTGCGACATCACGTCGCCCTGTCGGTCGTCGGCACCGAGCGCCTGTTAGAGATGGGTTACTTTCGCGCGAAGTTGGCGCAAGAAAACTTGATCAAGGCGGGACACATCCCCTACACGATCGTTCGCGCGACGCAGTTCTTCGAGTTCGTCGGAGGGATCGCGCAGTCAGGCACGGACGGCCAGACCGTCCGCTTGCCCCCGGTCCTCATGCAGCCGATGGCGGCCGACGACGTCGCCGCGGCGCTCGCGGTTGTCGCGACCGCGGAACCGCAAAACGACATGATCGAAGTGGCGGGACCCGAGCCCATCCGCATGACCCAGCTCGTCGAGCAGTTTTTAAAAGCCAGTGGTGATCCGCGCAAGGTGGTTGCCGATCCGACGGCCTGGTACTTCGGCACACCGGTCAACGATCAAAGCCTTGTGCCGGGAAAAGAGCCGCGCCTGGGAACAACACGCTTTGCGGATTGGCTCAGCCGCAACGTCTCGCCAGGGAAAGCAAGCGCAGGCGGCGTTTGA
- the coxB gene encoding cytochrome c oxidase subunit II, whose translation MSTQFFLLAETATGAASIFAPASPPAESIRALSILVLAITLGIFFVVEGVLLYCLVQFRKQKSAKEGTEPAQVYGSKSIEIAWTVAPALVVFTLVLVTTRTLWEVEMPVPEPKLDDNTLFVTVVGRQWWWEYQYQNYNGQSIGFVTANELHVPASDVRTPRRVYLTLKSADVCHSFWVPRLAGKTDLIPGRENSMWFQTDELGLFVGQCAEYCGTQHGGMLLRVFVDEPADFERWLEEQKRPAVSDSSVEEGRLAFLGQSCVNCHRVRGTPADGTYAPDLTHLMSRTTLASGLIENNEENLRRWIADPQNVKEGCLMPAFGLSDRERDLIVDYLLSLR comes from the coding sequence ATGAGCACTCAATTCTTTCTACTTGCCGAAACGGCCACAGGCGCTGCGTCAATCTTCGCGCCTGCGTCGCCCCCTGCCGAGTCGATTCGCGCTCTTTCGATTCTCGTCCTCGCGATTACCCTGGGCATATTCTTCGTCGTGGAAGGGGTGCTGCTCTACTGCCTGGTCCAGTTTCGCAAGCAAAAGAGCGCCAAAGAGGGGACCGAGCCCGCGCAGGTGTACGGTAGCAAGTCGATCGAGATTGCCTGGACGGTGGCGCCGGCGCTTGTCGTCTTTACGCTCGTGCTGGTGACCACGCGTACGCTGTGGGAGGTCGAGATGCCCGTCCCCGAGCCAAAACTGGACGACAACACCCTGTTTGTCACGGTCGTCGGGCGGCAGTGGTGGTGGGAATATCAGTATCAAAACTACAACGGGCAGTCGATCGGTTTCGTAACCGCCAACGAATTGCACGTTCCGGCCAGTGACGTGCGGACGCCGCGGCGCGTCTATCTGACGCTCAAGTCGGCCGACGTCTGTCACAGCTTCTGGGTCCCCCGGCTGGCCGGTAAGACCGACCTGATACCGGGTCGCGAGAATTCGATGTGGTTTCAGACCGACGAGCTGGGGCTTTTCGTAGGCCAGTGCGCCGAGTATTGCGGAACACAGCACGGGGGCATGCTGTTGCGCGTATTCGTCGACGAGCCGGCCGATTTCGAGCGTTGGCTGGAAGAGCAGAAGCGTCCGGCGGTCAGTGATTCATCGGTCGAAGAAGGTCGCCTGGCTTTCCTTGGCCAATCGTGCGTGAACTGTCATCGTGTGCGCGGCACGCCGGCCGACGGCACGTACGCGCCCGACCTGACGCATTTGATGAGCCGCACCACCTTGGCTTCCGGCCTGATCGAAAACAACGAAGAGAATTTGCGCCGGTGGATCGCTGATCCACAGAACGTCAAAGAAGGCTGTTTGATGCCGGCCTTTGGTCTTTCCGACCGTGAGCGAGATTTGATCGTCGACTATCTGCTTTCCTTGCGCTAG
- the ctaD gene encoding cytochrome c oxidase subunit I has protein sequence MHEWVVTVDHKRIGIMYVLMAVVFLVIGGCEALVMRWQLFYPRNDVVGPDFFNQMFTMHGTTMVFFMGMPILIGMGNYLVPLMIGARDMAFPRLNAFGFWVTLFGGLLVYFSFATGGAPALGWFAYAPLTERTFARSSATDLWALGLIVSGTGTLAAGVNFIATILAMRAPGMELRKIPFFPWTMLWTSVQILLAIPPLTAGLVMVLLDRRLGAHFFDPQTGGSALLWQHMFWFFGHPEVYILILPVFGMVSEIIPVFSRKVLFGFEFMAAAIMAIAFISMGVWAHHMFTVGMSRTLDMYFAIASLLISIPTGIKFFNWLATMYGGRISLASPMLFACGFLSMFLIGGLTGIMLALAPFDFQLSDSYFVVGHFHWVLIGGTIFGTFAGVHYWYPKVTGRMLNETLARWQFWLLYTGFILTFGPMHIAGMLGMPRRIFTYEADRAWDVWNQVSTIGALVQAPSFLILVINLFASLKYGKLAGNDPWDAWTLEWGTTSPPPSYNFEVVPEVKSRRPLWDLKHPEDPDWQYENES, from the coding sequence TTGCACGAATGGGTCGTCACGGTCGATCACAAGCGGATCGGCATCATGTACGTGTTGATGGCCGTCGTGTTCCTCGTGATCGGCGGTTGCGAAGCGCTGGTGATGCGCTGGCAGCTCTTTTATCCGCGCAACGACGTCGTCGGCCCCGATTTCTTCAACCAGATGTTCACCATGCACGGCACCACGATGGTGTTTTTCATGGGGATGCCGATTCTGATCGGGATGGGCAATTACCTGGTGCCGCTCATGATTGGCGCGCGCGATATGGCGTTTCCGCGCCTCAATGCCTTCGGCTTTTGGGTCACACTGTTTGGTGGCCTCTTGGTGTATTTCAGCTTTGCCACCGGCGGGGCGCCGGCTTTGGGTTGGTTTGCCTATGCGCCGTTGACCGAGCGTACCTTTGCCCGCAGCTCAGCGACCGACCTGTGGGCTCTCGGATTGATCGTTAGTGGCACCGGCACCTTGGCTGCCGGCGTCAACTTCATCGCCACGATCCTGGCGATGCGCGCGCCGGGCATGGAGCTGCGCAAGATACCGTTCTTTCCCTGGACCATGCTGTGGACCTCGGTGCAGATCCTGCTGGCGATCCCACCGCTGACCGCCGGCCTGGTCATGGTGCTGCTCGATCGAAGGTTGGGGGCGCACTTCTTCGATCCGCAGACTGGTGGCTCTGCCCTTTTATGGCAACACATGTTCTGGTTCTTCGGGCACCCCGAGGTGTACATCCTCATTCTGCCCGTGTTTGGCATGGTGTCCGAGATCATACCGGTCTTCTCGCGCAAGGTGCTGTTTGGCTTCGAGTTCATGGCCGCGGCCATAATGGCCATCGCCTTTATCAGCATGGGCGTCTGGGCGCATCACATGTTCACGGTCGGCATGAGCCGTACGCTCGACATGTACTTCGCTATCGCGAGCCTATTGATCTCGATTCCGACCGGCATCAAGTTTTTCAACTGGCTGGCCACCATGTACGGTGGGCGGATTTCACTCGCCTCGCCCATGCTCTTTGCCTGCGGCTTTTTGTCGATGTTTCTCATCGGCGGATTGACGGGCATCATGCTGGCCCTGGCCCCCTTCGACTTTCAACTCTCGGACAGCTACTTCGTGGTCGGCCACTTCCACTGGGTGCTGATCGGCGGCACGATCTTCGGCACCTTCGCGGGTGTGCATTATTGGTATCCCAAAGTCACGGGCCGCATGCTCAACGAGACGTTGGCCCGCTGGCAATTCTGGCTCTTGTACACCGGGTTTATCCTGACGTTCGGGCCGATGCACATCGCCGGGATGCTGGGGATGCCGCGGCGGATCTTCACGTACGAAGCCGATCGCGCTTGGGATGTTTGGAACCAGGTGTCGACGATCGGAGCGCTCGTGCAAGCACCGAGCTTCTTGATCCTTGTTATCAACCTGTTTGCGTCGCTGAAGTACGGAAAGCTTGCCGGAAACGATCCCTGGGACGCGTGGACTCTTGAATGGGGAACCACTTCGCCGCCGCCGTCGTACAACTTCGAAGTCGTTCCCGAGGTCAAGAGTCGTCGACCGCTGTGGGATCTGAAGCATCCGGAAGATCCCGACTGGCAATACGAAAACGAGAGCTGA
- a CDS encoding cytochrome c oxidase subunit 3 gives MNVTATTIHATTRNGHDASPQLSPGQWGMLAFLLSEVALFSTLIVTYLTFMGQDRIGPTPAEALSLPLVVATTICLLSSSVTVHLAGKKVGTRVFAFWWSLTIVLGIVFLLGTAYEWRELIERHHLTISRNLFGSTYYTLVGFHAMHVTIGVLAMIGVLLFHQTHKRDGHDRMPVELTSWYWHFVDVVWIVVFTVVYLISRSGV, from the coding sequence GTGAACGTCACGGCGACCACCATACATGCGACGACCCGCAATGGCCATGACGCCAGTCCTCAACTGAGCCCCGGCCAGTGGGGGATGCTCGCCTTCCTGCTGTCCGAGGTGGCGCTCTTCAGCACGCTGATCGTCACCTACCTGACGTTTATGGGCCAGGATCGCATCGGCCCGACTCCGGCCGAGGCCCTGTCGCTCCCCTTAGTGGTCGCCACGACGATTTGCCTGTTGTCGAGCAGCGTGACGGTCCACCTGGCCGGCAAGAAGGTGGGGACAAGAGTATTTGCGTTCTGGTGGTCACTGACGATCGTGCTGGGAATCGTCTTTCTCCTGGGTACGGCCTATGAATGGCGCGAACTGATCGAAAGGCATCATTTAACCATCAGCCGTAATCTGTTTGGCTCGACGTATTACACGCTGGTTGGTTTTCATGCCATGCACGTGACGATCGGCGTGCTCGCGATGATCGGCGTGCTGCTGTTTCACCAGACCCACAAGCGCGATGGGCACGACCGCATGCCCGTCGAACTGACCTCTTGGTATTGGCACTTTGTCGATGTGGTATGGATCGTCGTTTTCACGGTGGTCTACCTGATTAGTCGATCCGGAGTCTAG